From Pectinophora gossypiella chromosome 16, ilPecGoss1.1, whole genome shotgun sequence, one genomic window encodes:
- the LOC126373869 gene encoding beta-1,4-N-acetylgalactosaminyltransferase bre-4-like, which translates to MNLTIKHFEELFIPEAAYPHSMVRNGGYYKPLNCSSRHKVAIIVPYRNQSKCLTAFLFNIHPFLINQNLEYRVFVIEQYGDRELNRGRLFNAGFKEAEKYGKWNCVVFHDVNLLPMSGRILYTCPIFPRQMSTIIVASNGTIMNTTLSHIYGSVTAMTRKQFLRVNGYSNLYWGWNIQEHDLSLRLRHARIRLVRYSRLISKYVLLPGLIEPYNNTKAILLVNAAERYRREGLEQLQYRVVTTKHDHLHTHILVDIDDQV; encoded by the exons ATGAATTTAACTATCAAACACTTCGAAGAGTTGTTTATACCTGAGGCTGCGTACCCGCATAGTATGGTCAGGAACGGAGGATATTATAAGCCTTTAAACTGCTCGTCAAGGCATAAAGTAGCCATCATAGTACCTTAcag AAACCAAAGCAAATGTCTGACAGCCTTCCTGTTTAACATTCATCCGTTCCTGATTAATCAGAATTTGGAGTATCGAGTATTTGTTATAGAACAATATG GAGATCGCGAGTTGAATCGCGGCAGGCTTTTCAACGCTGGCTTCAAGGAAGCGGAGAAGTACGGCAAGTGGAACTGCGTGGTCTTCCACGACGTGAACCTGCTGCCGATGAGTGGGCGCATCCTGTACACCTGTCCCATCTTCCCGCGACAGATGAGCACCATCATAGTAGCATCCAATGGGACTATCATGAA TACAACGCTTTCACACATATACGGAAGTGTCACCGCCATGACAAGAAAACAGTTTCTCAGAGTAAACGGGTACTCGAACCTGTACTGGGGGTGGAACATACAGGAGCACGATCTGAGTTTACg tctTCGTCATGCCAGGATTCGTTTAGTAAGATACAGCAGACTTATTTCGAAATATGTGCTTCTGCCTGGGCTAATCGAACCTTACAACAATACTAA GGCCATTCTGTTGGTGAACGCGGCTGAGCGCTACCGTCGCGAGGGTCTGGAGCAGCTGCAGTACCGGGTGGTCACCACCAAACATGATCATCTTCACACGCACATCCTCGTCGACATTGATGACCAAGTTTAA
- the LOC126373731 gene encoding beta-1,4-N-acetylgalactosaminyltransferase bre-4-like, with product MHPFLIHQKLEYRIFIVEQYGNKTFNKGRVFNAGFKEVMKYEQWRCIIFHDVDLLPLNSRILYSCPSFPRHMSPVFFNSKGVRFWYAMFGGVTAMTPAHYEQVNGHSNLYWGWGAEDNDMYWRLRGVGLPVFRYDKIYAQYLALPHQREPENPDRYKLLHTSIDRWKLEGLNDIEYNVISTKLEHLYTHIVVDIDIDP from the exons ATGCATCCTTTTTTAATTCATCAGAAATTGGAATATCGGATATTTATCGTTGAGCAGTATG gTAACAAAACGTTCAACAAAGGGCGTGTGTTCAACGCGGGCTTCAAGGAGGTGATGAAGTATGAGCAGTGGAGGTGCATAATTTTCCACGACGTGGATCTGCTGCCGCTGAACAGCCGCATCCTGTACTCCTGCCCCTCCTTCCCGAGGCACATGAGCCCCGTCTTCTTCAACAGCAAGGGAGTCAGATTCTGGTATG CGATGTTTGGCGGCGTGACAGCGATGACGCCTGCGCACTACGAGCAGGTGAACGGCCActccaacctgtattggggctGGGGCGCGGAGGACAATGATATGTATTGGAG gcTCCGAGGTGTGGGACTGCCAGTGTTCAGATACGATAAGATTTACGCGCAGTATTTAGCACTGCCACATCAGAGAGAACCTGAGAATCCAGACAG GTACAAACTGCTCCATACATCAATAGACCGATGGAAGTTGGAAGGTTTAAACGACATAGAGTACAACGTGATATCCACTAAGTTAGAACATCTGTACACGCATATTGTTGTTGATATAGATATCGACCCATAA